A region from the Fusarium graminearum PH-1 chromosome 4, whole genome shotgun sequence genome encodes:
- a CDS encoding CTP synthase, with amino-acid sequence MKVVLVSGGVISGVGKASSAGLLLKTLGLRVTTDPYINTDAGLLNPLEHGECFVLDDGGETDLDLGNYERYLGIQLSRDSNITTGKIYKQVIVRTTRSLGIRLATNINVSGERATRRLFGKEYNTQQMSDNTAKLTPLKVVPHITDAIQDWIERVAKIPVDASGEAPDVCIIELGGTIGDLESGPFVEALSQLRHRLGRDNFLSISVSYVPIINGEEKTKPTQHAIRQVRSAGLIPDVIACRCERELDQATITKIARSCQVEDEQVIGVRNMDTIYQVPLLLEQEGLLKLLQKGLALDKCQVTPPMAQKGQALWDLWKKTVVPDRHLEPVNIILVGKYVSLDDSYLSVHKALEHSAMRCNRKLNLVSVDSEHLEPEMQEKDPRKFHEAWAHVVRAQGIIVPGGFGTRGIQGMVDVAKWARERKLPYLGICLGMQTAVIEYARNVMGLKGATSEEFSATAEHRVVIFMPEGSKEQMGGTMRLGSRTSHFKPGTEWSKLRGLYGGVDVVEERHRHRYEVNPDYIEDLEKAGLSLTSMDDQGVRVETIELKDHPFFVGLQAHPEYKSKTLAPAPSLLGLVAASSGCLDEIIEAAHKKQSSSNGVSDVTNF; translated from the exons ATGAAGGTTGTTCTTGTGAGCGGCGGAGTCATTTCCGGTGTCGGTAAAG CCAGCAGTgctggtcttcttctcaagactcttggtcTTCGAGTTACA ACCGATCCCTACATCAACACCGATGCTGGCCTTCTGAACCCTCTCGA GCACGGCGAGTGCTTCGTTCTCGATGACGGCGGCGAG ACCGATCTCGATCTTGGAAACTACGAACG ATATCTCGGCATCCAATTGAGCCGTGACAGCAACATCACTACCGGCAAGATCTACAAGCAGGTCATTGTACGAACCACACGATCCCTCGGAATACGATTGGCGACTAATATAAACGTTTCAGGAGAAAGAGCGACGAGGAGACTATTTGGGAAAGA GTACAATACACAACAAATGAGCGATAATACAGCGAAACTAACGCCATTAAAGGTCGTTCCTCACATCACAGACGCCATTCAGGATTGGATTGAGCGCGTCGCCAAGATTCCCGTAGATGCTTCAGGAGAAGCACCCGACGTTTGCATCA TTGAGCTG GGTGGCACAATTGGTGATCTCGAGTCTGGCCCCTTCGTTGAGGCCCTTTCT CAACTGCGACACCGACTTGGTCGCGACAACTTCCTGAGCATCAGCGTTTCTTATGTCCCTATTATCAATGGAGAGGAGAAGACAAAGCCCACTCAGCATGCCATTCGACAAGTGCGAAGTGCCGGTCTGATCCCCGATGTC ATTGCCTGCCGATGCGAGCGAGAGCTGGATCAAGCTACCATCACAAAGATTGCCCGAAGCTGCCAAGTCGAGGACGAGCAGGTCATTGGCGTGCGCAACATGGACACCATCTACCAGGTTCCCCTTCTACTCGAACAGGAGGgtctcctcaagctcctgcaaAAGGGTTTGGCTCTGGATAAGTGCCAGGTCACCCCTCCTATGGCTCAAAAGGGTCAGGCTCTCTGGGATCTCTGGAAGAAGACTGTCGTCCCCGACCGACACCTCGAACCCGTCAACATTATCTTGGTCGGCAAGTACGTCAGCCTTGACGATTCATACCTCAGTGTCCACAAGGCCCTCGAGCACTCCGCTATGCGATGCAACCGAAAATTGAACCTCGTTTCTGTCGACTCTGAGCACCTCGAGCCCGAGATGCAGGAGAAGGACCCCCGCAAGTTCCACGAAGCTTGGGCACACGTTGTTCGCGCCCAAGGTATCATTGTTCCTGGTGGCTTTGGTACCAGAGGTATTCAGGGTATGGTTGATGTTGCCAAGTGGGCTCGTGAGCGCAAGCTGCCCTACCTTGGTATCTGCCTGGGTATGCAAACTGCAGTCATTGAGTATGCCCGCAACGTCATGGGTCTCAAGGGCGCCACCTCGGAAGAGTTTTCTGCCACCGCTGAGCACCGCGTTGTCATCTTCATGCCTGAGGGTTCCAAGGA GCAAATGGGTGGTACCATGCGACTTGGTAGCCGTACGTCTCACTTCAAGCCCGGCACCGAGTGGAGCAAGCTCCGAGGCTTGTACGGAGGAGTTGATGTGGTGGAGGAGCGTCACCGACATCGCTATGAGGTCAACCCCGACTAcatcgaggatctcgagaaggctgGCCTCTCTTTGACCTCTATGGATGACCAAGGTGTCCGAGTTGAGACTATTGAGCTGAAGGACCATCCCTTCTTCGTTGG TCTTCAGGCTCACCCTGAGTACAAGTCCAAGACTTTGGCGCCCGCCCCTTCGC TGCTCGGTCTCGTCGCCGCCAGCTCCGGATGTCTCGATGAGATAATTGAGGCCGCCCACAAGAAGCAGAGCTCCTCCAACGGAGTCAGCGATGTCACCAACTTTTAG